From the Ctenopharyngodon idella isolate HZGC_01 chromosome 3, HZGC01, whole genome shotgun sequence genome, one window contains:
- the LOC127509451 gene encoding gastrula zinc finger protein XlCGF57.1-like isoform X2, translating to MVFVKEESEEDMSEPEPWRIKHEEQGGLMKVKEEREDLNEVEEKYQHQKAHDVTIGEKPLSSSKAENSCSQSSIQITEVTRPFTCSECGKTFTQKGSLKNHMVIHSGKRPFTCSQCGKSFTCKGILNDHLVTHTSEKPFNCPQCEKTFKRKGSLNTHMLIHTGKKPFTCSQCGKSFAQKAHLKYHLVTHTSEKPFTCPQCENTFTCKRNLESHMLIHAGIKPFTCPQCGKSFTQKAHLKDHLVTHTSEKPFTCPQCGNTFTRKENLKNHMLIHAGKKPFSCSHCGKSFTKKGHLKDHLLTHTSEKPYTCPQCGNTFTRKRNLKNHMLIHAGIKPFSCSQCGKSFSQKGHLKYHLLYHTSGKPFTCPQCGKGFTQKRHLNDHLVTHSSEKPFTCPQCGNTFRCKRSLKKHLLNHIGIKPFTCSQCGKKFSRKVSLKKHMLTHT from the coding sequence gcCTGATGAAAGTGAAAGAGGAAAGAGAAGATCTGAATGAAGTGGAAGAGAAATATCAGCATCAGAAAGCTCATGATGTCACCATTGGAGAAAAACCATTAAGTTCCTCCAaagctgaaaacagttgctcacAAAGCAGCATTCAAATAACAGAAGTCACAAGACCTTTCACCTGCTCTGAGTGTGGAAAGACTTTCACACAGAAGGGGAGCCTTAAGAATCACATGGTAATTCATTCTGGAAAAAGGCCTTTtacctgctctcagtgtggaaagagttttacatgTAAAGGAATCCTTAATGATCATTTGGTAACTCACACTTCAGAAAAGCCTTTCAactgtcctcagtgtgaaaagacttTCAAACGTAAAGGAAGCCTTAATACTCACATGTTAATTCATACTGGAAAAAAGCCTTTCActtgctctcagtgtggaaagagttttgcaCAGAAAGCACACCTTAAGTATCATTTGGTAACTCACACTTCagaaaagcctttcacctgccctcagtgtgaAAACACTTTCACATGTAAAAGAAACCTTGAGAgtcacatgttaattcatgctggaataaagcctttcacctgccctcagtgtggaaagagctttaCACAGAAAGCACACCTTAAGGATCATTTGGTAACTCACACTTCAGAAAAGCCTTTtacctgccctcagtgtggaaacacTTTCACACGTAAAGAAAACCTTAAGAatcacatgttaattcatgctggaaaaaagcctttcagctgctctcactgtggaaagagttttacaaaaaaaggacaCCTTAAGGATCATTTGTTAACTCACACTTCAGAAAAGCCTTAtacctgccctcagtgtggaaacacTTTCACACGTAAAAGAAACCTTAAGAatcacatgttaattcatgctggaATAAAGCCTTTCAGTTGCAGTCAATGTGGCAAGAGTTTTTCACAGAAAGGACACCTTAAGTATCATTTGTTATATCACACTTCAGGAAAGCCTTTCACCTGTCCTCAGTGTGGCAAGGGATTTACACAGAAAAGACACCTTAATGATCATTTGGTAACTCACTCTTCagaaaagcctttcacctgccctcagtgtggaaacacTTTCAGATGTAAACGAAGCCTGAAGAAGCACTTGTTGAATCATATTGGAATAAAGCCTTTCACCTgttctcagtgtggaaagaaaTTTAGTCGGAAAGTAAGCCTTAAGAAGCACATGTTAACTCACACTTGA